The segment AAATACATCAAGACCTATTCTGTACAtcttacactgtacacaagagaTATAAGTACTTATCAAGTACACCGATAAGAAACTGCTGTGTCACACCACAACGGACTAACTACACTTTGCATAAAGATTGTCCCATGCTTGCCTCATGTAGAGTCAGATATAAGCCTCATGGATATAATCATACCTTTGTATAGAATTATCCTAAGATATGTGAGTATGCATAGGCTGTTAAAGGGGATTAGGCCCAGACAATGTGGCAGCCCCAGCCAAGTTAGACTGAGGTCCAGAAAAACACAATTTTATGTCAGCTATCTTGGGATATAAGCATCAAGTTGGTAAAAATTACCATTTCAACCATGACACTGTTTGTAACGCTGTCTGCTGAGAACGGGTGTAACACTGATACTAGTCCCCTTTTGAAACTATTCTCTGTGTTGATGAGGTGATATCAATATAATTGCATCTCACtcctgtgtgtgagtgagtatggtttttaaGCTACTTTTAGGAataatccaacaatatcacagcaatggaCACTGAAAATGggtttcccacattgtaccTAAGTGGAGAATCAACCCTGGTCATCTGATTGTTTCTTCTTATTTAGATTGATGGGAGGGCAGCTTTACGAAGCAGGGGACACTGTAATAGCTGTTATAAAGAAGCATAATAAAAGAGCGAGGTTGGATCAACCCTTATTAGTGCAAAAGAGTGGAAGGCATCTCCACCACTTGTAAGGAAAAGAGATAGTTTCCAAAAAGCAGTTTTACAATTTATTGTTtctaataaataatacaaacacTTTCCATGGCCACTGCCTTCCTCGACTAGACAATCATTACAATGTGCAGGGCTGTTCCTTCATTACTGGCTTGAAGGAAGTCACTGATAGTCTGCACTATTTTAGTTTATTATCAAACTATATCAGTCTGTGATGCTAGTCCTGGTAACCTGTTTACAAGATGACTCATAAGTGCACAGATTTACACAGTGTGATcaacattgtttatgtttataattACAAAATTGTAAAACCATTTTTAAGTCAAACTCTTAAGTTGTTATCTTCAAGGAACTGCATTACATATGCATGTTACTATTAGTGTATTGATAAGTATAAGTTATAACAAGGCTGAAATAGTGCCAACGTAACTACAAATATTAAGGTATCATTCATAATTTTTGGATGGGGGGAATGATGGTTATTtatatggagaagcatgtacaatgtgaataacACCCACTAAAATCTATGTATGATGCAAGTGACACCCATGCATGTCATGTCAATGACACCACCACCCCCTCCTCTCACATAACTTTTAAgcataatattttaatatttttatgcacAAAATTGATAACCCTCTTGTCAAAATTGATGACACCACCCCTAGTAACCTCCCAAGAGCAATATGTGTGACACTCCCAGACTCCACCCTTGAAATCATCATCACTCCCCTAGTTATATATTATAATTATGAACTGTCCCTACATCATATATGCACATGATATGAAAAAAGACTCACCATCAGTTCATCAAGAACCATCCAAGTTCTTCAAGGGTCCCCATATTTGTGGTGCCTCACTAGCAGCTCCTCCTGTTTTCCCTGAAGGCTCCTTGAGAAGCTTCTGAGTCTCACGAATGATTAACCGAGCATCCAGAGATGTGGCACTTGCTTTCCTTGTGACCTCACTGAAAGGAAACACTAAATAAAAATCCCCTATGATCGCCTTCGGTCCTTTAGGAACAGGAGGTTTGGTCAGGCCAAAATGATTTTTGCCAGTGCGAAGGGCTGGCTTCCTAGTTCCATTGAATTGTTTCTGTGAAGTAGACGCTGGACCTGAATTGAGAGACCGCACATTATTCCTACCCACTGTCACACTTTTGTGAATTTGAGATGTGTCTGAAACAGATATCTGTGACCTTCTACGTCTTACACTGAATTTTGTGGGCGTAGGAGAGCTGGTGGTTGTTTGGCTGGCATCATCTGTCTCAGGTGAGTTTCCAAATTGTTCAAAATTGTTCGCTGTGCCAATGAACGCATTACGTCCCACTTTTGTAACTGTTGTCAGCTGAGACACACTCTTAAAGGAGCTTCGGTTGCTTTTCTTGACACTTAATGCATATCCATACCTTTTCACAGAAGGCTTTCTTTGGAGACTTGCAGTCCTTTTTGGACTCTTTTGATTCCCTGTAGTTTCAGAGGCAGAATCAGATGGAAGAACCAATGGTGGGATGCTATCTCTTGAGTTCCGACCTTGTCTTGACATTAAATCTGAATTTTCACTGCATCCAGAGAAGCTGGACACTCCACTGTCTGATATTGAGGAACCTTTACTGTGGACCTTGTGTAGCTTGTATCCTGATTTCTTGGCCGAAGCATGATCTGACCTGGCTGACCTAGGGTCTTGTATGCTGCCATCTCTTGTTCTGGAATCCGAAACACTGGAAGAACTCTTTGGAAGACTAGTATCAGATTTGCCATTTTTCAAAGTCTCGGGTGCTTTTGTGTCATCCTTTTCATCATTATCTGAAGGATACCCTTCATCGTCAAAATGTTGAACCAAAGGGAGGCCAAATATTGGTCGACTGACTTCTTCATCCCCATCAGCCATACACATGAACCCAGAACTTCTGTTGTTGTCACCACTGGTATCAAGATCACCTTTGGCAGAAGTCTTCCTGCTGCTGTTTGGAAGTGACGGAAACTTGTGAACACTGCTTCCTCTGCTTAATCTACTCACTGAAGAATTTCGGTCAGAGATGAGACTTGTATGGCTTTTACTACTTTGACGACGATGAAACGCTTCACCGCCACGCTCCATGTCAGAATCTTTAAAGTTCATCATGTCCATGAGGTCGTGAAGCAAAGGCTTTTTCACAAGGATGTCTGCCTGGCAATCAGAGCTTAGAGACGGGCTGAAGTTGACCTCAAGGAGCCAGGGTTTCAAGTTTTCATCAATAAGGATATCAAATCCATACATTTCAAAGCAGTTGTCAACCTTGGACACCATTGGTGCTTGTGTCAGGAGTGTTAGAATTACAATATTGGTAATCCTCTTCCACATCTTCTCGTCCTTGATGTTGTTCTGATGGAAGTAGTAGCGAAGTTGGTTCAATGTCCACTTGCATCCTGGTCCCACTCTTTCTTTATCAGTACTATAGCTTGGGCTGTGCTTGTTGATAGAAGTGTTGGTTAAATGTGCAAAGACATTGCTGATATTATTGAGATCAAACTTTTCTGTGCTGAATCTGACAATCCCTTCCTGGTATATATACACAGACAATGGATGGAAGGATGGAACTGCAACATAAATCCTCATATCAAATTTGTACCCAGATATAAGAAGAGGGTTGGCGATGTATCGCTGAACCACAGCATTGTAATCGTATTGTAATTCGGACAGTTCTCTGAAAAGAAAAATTCCCCTTCCACGGGACAAGTCGGCAGGTTTGCATATCCACAAAAGAGTCTTTGGATCAGCACTCTGCTTCAATTTGCTATACTCTGCTACATATCTGGTGTAGTCATTGGGTAAATTGAAAGCAATCGGACTAAAATTGAACACACCTGCCCCATACACACCTCTCATACGTTTCAGATTCCTTGCCAGGGAATCTTTCTTCGTAATGCCTGTGGACTTGGGATAGTGATTCAACCGTTGCCATGGCATCAGCTGTTCATAATCACAGGCTCTGAATCTGGATGTCCTCCACCAGATATTCCAGTCGTATTCATCCTGAGAACTCTCCTCATAATCCACCCAGCCcttctcaagaaacacttggtGGAGGAGATCAGGGCCTTGTCCGTCATTGACTCGGAACACAATTGCCTTCTTATCCATGATGAAATCTTGTAAGGTGTGTTCAGATTATCCTTGAGGACTTATGCATATGCATCCTACGATCTGGTTTCCATACGGTGAGTACATGATATAAGGAGTTAACCTTCCACAACATGTAAGATGGCACACGTTGGAGTGCATGATCTGTGAAGAGGAACAACAAAATACATGCTTGTCAAGTTGTCTCAAAAGTAAAGGAAGGGGTCACTCACAATAATTTAATAAGTTTTAGTcaagtttttgtttctacaaaagccaatgtcaaatctgaaatgtATATTACTGTGGTGTACACAGAGAATACccgtaagtgagtttagttttacactgtttaagcaatattccagtaatatccaGAAATATCCTTCAAGGGTGACccttgtgtggaatcgaacccaggcctttgaTGTCACAAAGCAAATGCCTtgcccactaggctaccctgccaCCCCTGGTGCAAACAAGGAATACCGGTATTTGACTTGAATGTGTCACACAAAGCTAAATATCATTTTACAAGCTCAAGGAATTAAGAACAAAGGTCTCCTAGAAACATTCcttgatacataatataaacaTTATTGCTTATCATATTAAAAAACTAGCTCCCTTCTAAAATTACTTGACTAAAATTCAGTTAAAAAATGTCTATGATACTTAAGACAGCACAAACTATGTGGATATTGATCTATACTAGTTTgcaattaaatatttaaaagcaacattcataatatattcaaatatatgtaaataaccCAGAACAGTTACAACAGAACTGAAACACAACAATTCCCTCAGCATTTTGGTTTACTCAGTCCTCTTCAACTTTTTTTCAGTGCTCAAAATATCCATGATCACTTTGCCAAAAGAATTATCATGTatagaaacaaaatacatatgaCGTTCAATGCATATATGACGTTCAGTATCCTTAACACTTGCTTTTCACACAGTTTGGGCAAAAGAGAATTCGTTCTTCTAACTGCACAACCATGATACTCACATTTATACATTGCATCAATCAAAATTTCATATTCTGGGGTTCATAAATGTTTTTTCAAAGCcccttgccacagggcaagtgacctTAAGAAAaaaacttgtcctgactaactTTCCACTTGcactgatttttatgacataattatgatgatgaaattatgaaacaatacatcaacatggtatctgatgttaatgtttactgtactatttattgaaaagtgatATTTAGCCAAGAAAGATAACCCTACTTTACTACCATTGCGAAATTTTATAGCTACactttgagcagatatgaaacgaaatccaagtttatttgcagtttgaaattatCTAATAGCCCACAGGCAAATAAGATACCATTGTTTGAttgtctgaaatgaaaactgacttgtcatgGGAGTCTGCGATGATTTTTAAACCcttgatatttttcataaaatatgaaacattttctgaattCTATTCCACACTTAAATGCAATCCAATAGTAACACAAAATATCAACAGTGAACAAGAAACCATCTGCACCAAATAATGATTTTCACAATTACATGCATATTTCTTTCTTATTAATAAAATCCCGAAAGGGAGTTTTCACAAAAAAAAGGTGAACCTCAATATAAtaatttcaatatatatatatatattcaaacttTTACCAGAGTGATTTATTTGGTCCTAGCAATGCTACTTCAAAATAACTGACAATTGAATTTGATACATAAAAATGAGAAATTCCTTTTATAAGAAATGATTTATGGAGAAGCTATCTTGTTATCAGCTAAGGTAAGTGTAGTGAGCCTACCACAGTGTTTACAAGTCCTCTCCAATACAAATAAAAACCTGTGTCCCCAAACAGTTCCAAGCAAGTTCAATGTGACTGTTCTGACGCATTTACAAACCATATATCAAACGATGGAAACCCTGTGAACATAgactgtttgaaaatgaaaccgGACCTGAACAATGGAAAATACACTCAAACTGTAGGTTTCAATGCCAGAATAAATTGTGCTAAACAGTTTGCCTTGGAGATCTATCAGCTCATGCAGGTAATTATACTGCATGGCTGGATAATGGCTTCTGAACACGCCATCAACTCAGCGTGTATAATAGGGCAGTCCTCGCAATGACTGTTGGAATAGAAATTTGTTTTTGAATAGCTTTCCTTTAGAAATGGCTATTTTTCTATTGATTATAATGGATCTCTGGACACATACATAGCTGGAATTCTTTTGAATGGCAAACAGCCAAATTTAGTTAAAAACTAAAAAATTGATGGCTGTGTAGCTGAATTACGTAATGAGAAACAGTTCAGAAAAGACATCCTGGCCCTGCAGTTGGAGCATGATTTACTTTTCTACcatattcatgttttatttgtcCTGGAATGTTAAATATGACAGTGAGACACAGTTAATGCCATTTTTGACAGTCTGTGACAAAATATTATGGCATCAACAAGAATAATTTGTGTTCCTAGCATAACTTTCAACTGATTTTGGGTTCAGCATAATGATGGTGATATTTTGACGCTTTTCTCACAAATTTTACATAACCATGTTTTAACAATTAGCTAAAGTCTCAACAAGTATTCTGACTGGTCAGTTTAATGTGGGAAAGTTATGGAACaagtttagagacatttgtCATCAATGACGTACATTGAGGATATTGAAAGAGTGACCATGTCATGCTATCTTTACGACATgggtgcctaaatgttggtatttcctgaTCAAGAGTGAGGGatataccaacatttaggcatgAGTGTCGTAAACAAAGTATTTCATgggcacaaatataatattctgtttactactgaagttgttaaattgaggaaaataaacccacatctactttcaaacataggcTGGATACCCTCTGTCACTGAAAGTAGAATGCAAGATCACAGAAGAacaatgacgtcatggcattgttcatgatgCCACggtaccatgacaaagtgatattttgtcaTTGTATGACGAATATGAGTACCGATATGTTAGCCCTCATAGGTAATAAGACATATATAAGATTTCaagtgtatcttgtatgtgcACATGTACCTATTTATGTCAGTACCCCTCCTACACCTCCACTTGCAATATGGGGAGTTAAAGTACACCCAAGCACCAAACGTTACCTGGAGCCCTGCATGGGTGtaaatgcatgaagcccatttctctgGTATCACCcattgtgatactgctggaattttgctaaaatggCATAAAACGGCGGCGGGCATACTCTCACTTTCTCTTCAATTCCACCAAATTATGATGAATATTATTAATCACCCATTGAAGGTATCACTGTTTAAAAATTGTACAAAGTTATTAAACACTGTGCAACAGCATCCCGTGATGCTGTACGCATGATGTCAAAGTGGCTTACAATTACGAGGTCACGTtgctaatacctctgtcacaatagtattagaccttgcttgtCTCAGAGTCCTTACTTGACTCGCAGAAAGTTGAGAGTCATCACACTTGTTGAATTCTTAGGAAATAAGTACTTTGCTTGATTTTAGTTTGCTAATGttgggcgagtaataaataaaTGCTAAACAATGCCCCATGGAAAAACATATCAAAGTAGTGAATGGTATTGGTGTCTAACTTGCTTTTGCTTACGCTTGTTAGATACCTGACCATTCACTCACTTCATAAATATGTTATTACACAGGACATCAGTTAGTATTGTCTATTTATCACTGCTCctttatcatttatcattttataTCATTCATGTTTGTAACAAATGAATTGATTAGTCAATAATAGCAAGCAACCTAAATAAGATTACTTCCAACAGTATGAAAAAACATGCTTTTATACCTCTTGCTTTATTTAAAATTAATAATGGAATTATTACACTGATAAAAAATTGTATGacaaatttaaaaaattacCTCAAAACAATTTACTGTGAGTCATCACGCCTCCCATTTACCTAAGTCTGTGTAAACCATACTTTATTCTTCATCACGACAAAGACTATAAATGACAGAGACAACCATCAGACTGCATTAATTTCTTTTGAGTATTACTGTGGCTTGTTTTTCCATTAAAAGTTATATGTTGATGTCAAAGTAAATAGAAACAATTCCATTTTGGGAgaataatttgtttttatgCTTTTAGTTATTTTATATGTCTTCTTTGGCTTTCCTGcacataaacataaaacataaatatacagaTATTACCACCATTTCAAGATGGACCTAGCTTATGTACATTTCAGCCATTGTTTGTGTATATTCAGCCTTGGCCCAGAATTCTTGtctaatatatttttgtatcatTCAGTTTATATCACAGCCTAATACTGGGTAACATTTGGACAAACAACTATGAAGGTGATGGACAGTTTGGCAATAATAGCAGCCCATTGGCACTGGACACTGATTTGATGAGGAAGTGACCCAGGCATTGTTCACTGCCTTTCATTATAACACATGTGTTACTCATATCTGTAAATCCATCACATGTCTTTCAAATACAC is part of the Haliotis asinina isolate JCU_RB_2024 chromosome 6, JCU_Hal_asi_v2, whole genome shotgun sequence genome and harbors:
- the LOC137287598 gene encoding uncharacterized protein, encoding MDKKAIVFRVNDGQGPDLLHQVFLEKGWVDYEESSQDEYDWNIWWRTSRFRACDYEQLMPWQRLNHYPKSTGITKKDSLARNLKRMRGVYGAGVFNFSPIAFNLPNDYTRYVAEYSKLKQSADPKTLLWICKPADLSRGRGIFLFRELSELQYDYNAVVQRYIANPLLISGYKFDMRIYVAVPSFHPLSVYIYQEGIVRFSTEKFDLNNISNVFAHLTNTSINKHSPSYSTDKERVGPGCKWTLNQLRYYFHQNNIKDEKMWKRITNIVILTLLTQAPMVSKVDNCFEMYGFDILIDENLKPWLLEVNFSPSLSSDCQADILVKKPLLHDLMDMMNFKDSDMERGGEAFHRRQSSKSHTSLISDRNSSVSRLSRGSSVHKFPSLPNSSRKTSAKGDLDTSGDNNRSSGFMCMADGDEEVSRPIFGLPLVQHFDDEGYPSDNDEKDDTKAPETLKNGKSDTSLPKSSSSVSDSRTRDGSIQDPRSARSDHASAKKSGYKLHKVHSKGSSISDSGVSSFSGCSENSDLMSRQGRNSRDSIPPLVLPSDSASETTGNQKSPKRTASLQRKPSVKRYGYALSVKKSNRSSFKSVSQLTTVTKVGRNAFIGTANNFEQFGNSPETDDASQTTTSSPTPTKFSVRRRRSQISVSDTSQIHKSVTVGRNNVRSLNSGPASTSQKQFNGTRKPALRTGKNHFGLTKPPVPKGPKAIIGDFYLVFPFSEVTRKASATSLDARLIIRETQKLLKEPSGKTGGAASEAPQIWGPLKNLDGS